From Columba livia isolate bColLiv1 breed racing homer chromosome 7, bColLiv1.pat.W.v2, whole genome shotgun sequence, one genomic window encodes:
- the LOC102087451 gene encoding inducible T-cell costimulator: MNSSPSSQQTEDRCQCQASMKSVAVTFCVLCFQFGALYGVDSCSPRPCKNIEQPHVSDSQVMVEFENGNFKFTFPNPKNVSEFSMTLFKGHEKKEICALHLSKENTIHKTNVTYCQTKHTNSSTTFILKNLERKHIDLYTYCLEMFLPPPYRDCRLKETYLYIQDKADCISLGHMSWVIVGLITFAMISCICCVVACCLRNKNRQCESKSPEYNSEYMPMAAVNEAKKTRI; encoded by the exons ATGAATTCTTCCCCATCTTCACAGCAGACAGAAGACCGGTGTCAGTGTCAGGCAAGCATGAAGTCGGTTGCTGTAACTTTCTGTGTCCTCTGCTTTCAGTTTGGAGCCCTGTACG gAGTTGACAGCTGCTCGCCAAGACCATGCAAAAATATAG AGCAGCCTCATGTCTCTGACTCCCAGGTGATGGTGGAATTTGAAAATGGAAACTTCAAGTTCACATTCCCCAATCCCAAAAATGTGAGCGAGTTCAGCATGACCCTCTTCAAAGGGCACGAAAAGAAGGAGATCTGTGCACTCCATTTAAGCAAGGAGAACACTATCCACAAGACTAACGTCACCTACTGCCAGACTAAGCATACCAACAGCAGCACCACTTTCATTCTTAAAAATCTGGAAAGAAAGCATATCGACCTTTATACCTACTGCCTGGAGATGTTCTTACCCCCTCCTTATAGAGATTGCCGGCTGAAAGAAACCTATTTGTACATCCAAG ATAAGGCAGACTGCATTTCCCTGGGACACATGTCATGGGTCATTGTTGGCCTGATCACGTTTGCCATGATTTCCTGTATCTGCTGCGTTGTAGCCTGTTGCTTAAGGAACAAG AATCGCCAGTGTGAATCCAAATCCCCTGAGTACAACAGTGAATACATGCCCATGGCGGCAGTGAACGAAGCCAAGAAAACAAGAATCTGA